In Sphingobacterium sp. lm-10, one DNA window encodes the following:
- a CDS encoding TlpA disulfide reductase family protein: MGLTIGEKVPQDFWTREHIFYNEGDTVRGTLEQFKGKLVVLDFWATWCGACRKNFSNLESLQRDYPDDLAFVLVNPAKYRDSYEKVNNCYNNMLSQTGGTTLSSIILDEQLVAQFPHYLIPHYVWISKNGFIKAFTGSGWTLREAIEFQINQEGL; the protein is encoded by the coding sequence ATGGGGCTTACTATAGGAGAGAAAGTACCTCAAGATTTTTGGACACGTGAGCATATTTTCTACAATGAAGGTGATACTGTGCGAGGCACGCTAGAACAGTTCAAGGGTAAGCTTGTGGTGCTGGACTTCTGGGCTACTTGGTGTGGCGCTTGTCGGAAGAATTTTTCCAATCTCGAATCCCTGCAAAGGGATTACCCGGATGATCTTGCTTTTGTGCTGGTAAATCCTGCCAAATACAGAGATAGCTATGAAAAGGTTAACAATTGTTATAATAATATGCTCTCCCAGACTGGCGGCACCACCCTTTCATCGATCATCTTAGATGAGCAGCTTGTCGCTCAGTTTCCCCACTACCTGATTCCTCATTACGTGTGGATCTCCAAAAATGGATTTATAAAAGCTTTCACCGGTTCGGGCTGGACTCTGCGCGAAGCCATAGAGTTCCAAATTAACCAAGAGGGTCTTTAA
- a CDS encoding SprT family zinc-dependent metalloprotease, translated as MRAEILHIDSVEIEVTFKAIKNLHLSVHPPMGRVTIASPDFYDLEKVKIYAATKLGWIKREQRKIRSQEREEPKLMITQESHQFLGKRYLLKVVEAKRPKLVLKHLVIELYALPGASLEQKQKTLYNWYKRELDAKIGTLIFNYSRQMNLTDVHFGIRRMKTKWGSCNIEKRMLLFNIELAKKPVDCIEYIVVHELVHLLERNHNKNFIILMDRFLPNWRLQKKILNELPIGL; from the coding sequence ATGCGGGCTGAAATTTTACATATCGATTCTGTAGAGATAGAAGTAACATTCAAAGCTATCAAAAATCTACACCTTAGTGTGCATCCGCCTATGGGAAGAGTAACGATAGCATCACCAGACTTTTATGATTTGGAGAAGGTGAAAATCTATGCCGCTACCAAATTAGGTTGGATAAAACGGGAACAGAGAAAAATAAGAAGTCAAGAGCGAGAAGAGCCTAAGCTGATGATCACACAGGAAAGTCATCAATTTTTAGGGAAGCGTTATTTGTTAAAAGTTGTAGAAGCCAAGCGACCGAAGTTGGTGCTGAAACATCTGGTAATTGAACTGTATGCTTTGCCTGGTGCTAGTTTAGAACAAAAGCAAAAGACGCTTTACAATTGGTACAAAAGAGAACTTGACGCAAAGATCGGAACTTTGATTTTTAATTACTCAAGGCAAATGAATCTAACCGATGTCCATTTTGGTATTAGAAGGATGAAAACTAAGTGGGGCAGCTGCAATATAGAAAAACGGATGCTTTTGTTTAATATAGAATTGGCAAAAAAGCCGGTTGATTGTATAGAGTACATCGTCGTTCATGAACTTGTACATCTTCTAGAAAGAAATCACAATAAAAACTTTATTATTTTGATGGACAGATTCTTACCCAATTGGCGTTTGCAAAAGAAAATTCTGAATGAGCTACCCATCGGTCTGTAG
- a CDS encoding Abi family protein: protein MGNRATSVDEQIDLLKCRGMRIDDEEKAKEHLLDIGYYRLGFYWHYLQVDGTHDFIPGVCLEDVIRFYYFDVDLRNLLGKYLYRIEVHFRTQIVYHVSNHYQDSPTWFNDARVVRNDIISKLPIIYNDKFKINNKPIRDHHAKYINDIYAPAWKTLEFFTFGQMFRLFKSLKEDSVKKEIASVYEIRDIEVLKNHILALINIRNICSHSGVLFDYNQPVGIKRIPDRRYRLKTRNQTNLNASIRLILFVLSKVSENRGDELLESLKVLIDGVRGHVVIEKIINEHIAFDISEIN from the coding sequence ATGGGAAATAGAGCAACTTCTGTAGATGAACAGATAGACCTTCTGAAATGCAGAGGGATGCGAATCGACGATGAAGAAAAGGCGAAAGAACATTTGCTGGATATTGGCTACTACCGCTTAGGGTTTTATTGGCACTATTTACAGGTAGATGGAACTCATGATTTTATCCCAGGCGTGTGTTTAGAAGATGTGATCCGTTTTTACTATTTCGATGTTGACCTTCGCAATCTCTTGGGTAAATACTTGTATCGCATAGAGGTGCATTTTCGGACTCAGATTGTCTATCACGTTTCTAATCACTACCAAGATTCGCCTACTTGGTTTAATGATGCTAGAGTTGTTCGTAATGATATCATTAGCAAGCTTCCTATCATTTACAACGACAAGTTTAAAATTAACAATAAACCCATTAGAGATCATCATGCCAAGTATATTAACGATATCTATGCGCCAGCTTGGAAAACGCTAGAGTTTTTTACGTTTGGACAAATGTTTAGGTTGTTCAAAAGTTTGAAAGAGGATAGCGTGAAAAAAGAGATTGCTTCGGTTTATGAAATTCGAGACATAGAGGTCTTGAAGAATCATATACTGGCATTAATTAATATCAGAAATATTTGTAGCCACAGTGGTGTTTTGTTTGATTACAATCAACCCGTGGGGATTAAAAGGATTCCAGATCGACGCTATCGACTTAAAACTAGGAATCAAACGAATTTGAATGCGTCTATACGCTTAATATTGTTTGTTCTGAGCAAGGTTTCTGAAAATAGGGGTGATGAGCTACTTGAGTCATTAAAGGTTTTGATTGATGGTGTTCGTGGGCATGTCGTGATAGAAAAGATCATTAATGAGCATATCGCTTTTGATATCTCCGAGATAAATTAG
- a CDS encoding helix-turn-helix domain-containing protein, translating to MSKKVSKDLPKEVKKIGLRLRQVRKELGFSNSDDFAYKYELNRSQYGKYEAGSEDLRISSLINILEKIDMSLNDFFNKDFDGL from the coding sequence ATGAGTAAAAAAGTATCGAAAGACCTGCCCAAGGAGGTAAAAAAAATTGGGTTAAGACTAAGGCAAGTTCGCAAAGAGCTGGGATTTTCTAATTCAGATGATTTTGCATATAAATATGAACTTAACCGATCGCAATACGGAAAATACGAAGCCGGTTCAGAAGATTTGAGAATAAGTTCTTTAATTAATATTCTCGAAAAGATAGATATGTCACTGAACGATTTTTTTAATAAAGACTTCGATGGCCTATAA
- a CDS encoding SusC/RagA family TonB-linked outer membrane protein, protein MMKYIVYLTILLAGLCYGAQAQQLRGRIISSSDRQPIRGATITQQGVSNSAVSDLRGRFVLGVHPSAQRRFTIQHQSYTSFTTAVISDQTDTLTIVLDERQRAVDSVTIVSTGYQQLPRERATGSFSSIDRQLFNQQVGPDITSRLPAIANSVTTDNSLAIPQLMVRGLSTIQGPRSPLIVIDNFPYEGDINNINPNIVENITILKDAAASSIWGARAANGVIVITTKKGSFDRPITLEFNSHVTITDKPDLGYIRQMSSADYIDMEVELFDSGFYNSRISSPSRLVLSPVVDMLERVRNGSMDGGQAQAEIQRLRAVDSRDHFDRYMYDKGVNQQYYLGAQGGSQKFSWSSAAGYDRNFDHLGARFHRLNLRFENTYQPTDALSLRTSIYYTESGDRSGRLGYGDIAMNASSSVPYMELADEQGRAKPVFTNLNNTYINSIGQGLLQDWNYYPLNDWKHHVSRSRSSSMLATAGLEYKIMEGLRASVNYQYERQHDGTNRLADRDSYSARDYVNRFTQISGGAASYAVPRGGIMDIGSGMLRSNSIRGQLSFDRTFAQDHHITAIAGSEIRMNVRESDQHRLYGYDQDNMSIGVVDYSRSHPQFISGNSFILNNQFISATDTRFVSQFGNAAYTYRNRYALSASTRRDASNLFGLATNDQWNPFWSVGMAWKVSQEKFFTTDLLSYVNLRATYGFSGNIDPAMVAVNTISYLPTNSVFTGRPAARISNYYNPSLRWETSRMLNVALDVRSRNNRISASVEYFRKNGIDLFGSAPTDYTTGIPPSTLRNVASMSGDGIDIELKTDNIQSGTFGWSSILNYSFFKDQIEEYLVNRTLASQFVNPTSVPISGIPGRPVYSVFAYPWGGLDPSSGDPQGILDGELSTDYRNLIGAGTTLEELEFFGSSIPTHFGSFINSFGYKGFSLQVGISYKLGYFMRRGSIHYTNLLNSWRGHSDYGDRWQQPGDELITDVPSNTYVANSQRDNFYAGSSVLVDKADHIRLQYINLGYALPIRINAQTQRIQIYVNANNLGLLWRANKQGIDPDFNNNTGTRLVRPAGYTIGLRTNF, encoded by the coding sequence ATGATGAAATATATAGTTTATCTAACAATTTTACTTGCTGGTTTGTGCTATGGCGCGCAAGCTCAGCAGCTGCGCGGCCGGATCATCTCTTCCTCCGATCGCCAGCCTATTCGTGGAGCCACCATTACCCAGCAGGGTGTCAGTAACTCGGCAGTATCGGATCTACGAGGCCGCTTTGTACTCGGCGTGCATCCTTCAGCCCAGCGGCGTTTTACCATCCAGCACCAATCTTACACAAGTTTTACGACGGCAGTTATTTCTGATCAGACCGATACGCTTACTATTGTGCTTGATGAGCGCCAGCGCGCAGTGGATTCGGTAACGATAGTCTCCACTGGCTACCAGCAGCTGCCGCGCGAACGGGCTACGGGATCGTTTTCAAGTATTGATCGGCAATTATTCAATCAGCAGGTAGGGCCTGATATCACATCCCGTCTGCCAGCCATCGCAAATAGTGTCACTACCGATAATAGCTTAGCTATCCCGCAGCTCATGGTGCGAGGTCTCAGTACCATCCAAGGTCCACGAAGCCCACTCATTGTAATTGACAACTTCCCTTATGAAGGAGATATTAATAATATCAATCCCAATATCGTAGAAAACATAACGATACTTAAAGATGCTGCGGCATCCAGCATTTGGGGTGCTAGAGCTGCCAATGGGGTGATTGTCATCACCACTAAAAAAGGATCATTCGACCGGCCAATCACCCTTGAGTTTAATAGCCATGTAACGATCACCGATAAGCCAGATCTGGGCTACATTCGTCAGATGTCTAGTGCAGATTATATTGATATGGAAGTCGAGCTATTTGATAGCGGGTTTTACAATAGCAGAATCAGCTCACCATCGCGCTTAGTGCTTTCCCCTGTGGTAGATATGCTGGAAAGAGTACGCAATGGATCGATGGATGGCGGGCAAGCTCAAGCAGAGATCCAGCGGCTAAGGGCAGTGGATTCGCGCGATCACTTTGACCGCTATATGTATGACAAAGGTGTTAACCAGCAGTACTATCTGGGAGCGCAGGGCGGCTCGCAGAAATTCTCGTGGTCATCGGCGGCAGGATATGATCGGAACTTTGATCATCTGGGGGCAAGGTTTCACCGTCTCAATCTACGCTTTGAAAATACCTATCAACCTACGGATGCACTCTCGCTGCGCACCAGTATATATTATACCGAGTCTGGCGATCGATCGGGTAGATTAGGCTATGGTGATATTGCCATGAATGCATCTAGCAGCGTACCTTATATGGAACTGGCTGATGAGCAGGGTAGGGCAAAGCCTGTGTTTACCAATCTGAATAATACCTATATCAACTCTATAGGACAGGGACTACTACAAGACTGGAACTATTATCCGCTAAATGACTGGAAGCATCATGTTTCTCGCTCGCGCTCCTCAAGCATGCTAGCTACTGCGGGGCTGGAATACAAAATAATGGAAGGTCTTCGCGCTTCGGTAAATTATCAATACGAGCGGCAGCATGATGGGACAAACCGCCTAGCTGATCGGGATAGCTACTCAGCGCGGGACTATGTGAACCGTTTTACCCAGATTTCTGGTGGCGCGGCCAGTTATGCTGTTCCACGCGGAGGTATTATGGATATTGGCTCGGGCATGCTGCGCTCTAACAGTATTCGTGGACAACTTTCTTTTGATCGGACTTTTGCCCAGGATCACCATATTACCGCAATTGCTGGTAGTGAAATCCGCATGAACGTGCGTGAATCCGACCAGCATCGCCTGTACGGCTATGATCAGGATAACATGAGTATAGGGGTAGTGGATTACTCGCGTAGCCATCCGCAGTTTATCTCAGGCAATAGTTTTATTCTAAACAACCAGTTTATCTCAGCCACGGATACGCGTTTTGTATCGCAGTTTGGTAATGCGGCCTATACCTATAGGAACAGGTACGCACTTTCAGCCAGCACGCGCCGGGATGCCAGTAACCTGTTTGGACTGGCTACCAATGATCAGTGGAATCCTTTCTGGTCGGTGGGGATGGCGTGGAAAGTATCGCAGGAAAAGTTCTTTACAACCGATCTATTGAGCTACGTGAACTTGCGGGCAACCTATGGCTTCAGCGGCAATATAGATCCGGCCATGGTAGCAGTCAATACAATCAGTTACCTGCCGACAAATTCCGTATTCACCGGTAGGCCTGCTGCCCGAATTAGTAACTATTATAATCCATCGCTACGCTGGGAAACCTCGCGCATGCTGAACGTTGCTTTAGACGTTCGCAGCAGGAACAATCGAATCAGTGCCAGCGTAGAATATTTCAGAAAGAATGGAATAGACCTTTTTGGCTCTGCGCCTACAGACTATACCACCGGTATTCCGCCCTCCACGCTTCGTAATGTGGCAAGCATGTCAGGGGACGGGATAGATATAGAACTAAAAACAGATAATATACAATCGGGTACTTTTGGGTGGTCGAGCATTTTAAACTACAGCTTCTTTAAAGACCAAATAGAAGAGTATCTAGTAAATCGTACGCTGGCCAGCCAGTTTGTTAATCCCACATCAGTGCCAATTTCAGGTATCCCGGGACGTCCGGTCTATTCCGTGTTTGCCTATCCATGGGGTGGTCTTGATCCTAGCAGTGGCGATCCGCAGGGTATTCTGGATGGCGAGCTCAGTACGGATTACCGAAACCTGATCGGTGCGGGCACTACGCTGGAAGAATTGGAGTTTTTTGGATCATCGATCCCGACCCATTTTGGATCTTTTATTAACTCGTTTGGTTATAAAGGATTTAGCTTGCAGGTAGGGATTTCCTACAAGCTGGGCTATTTTATGCGCAGAGGATCGATACATTACACGAACTTACTGAACAGCTGGCGCGGGCATAGCGACTATGGTGATCGCTGGCAGCAGCCGGGCGATGAGCTGATCACTGATGTGCCTTCGAATACGTATGTGGCGAACTCGCAACGGGATAATTTCTATGCCGGATCTAGCGTGCTGGTGGATAAAGCGGATCACATCCGTTTGCAGTATATCAATCTAGGCTATGCCTTACCAATCAGGATAAATGCCCAGACCCAGCGCATCCAGATCTATGTTAATGCGAATAATCTGGGACTACTTTGGCGCGCAAATAAACAGGGCATTGATCCGGATTTTAATAATAACACAGGCACTAGACTTGTTCGACCTGCAGGATATACGATAGGGCTGCGAACAAACTTTTAA
- a CDS encoding HsdR family type I site-specific deoxyribonuclease produces MINPIERITQNRIIQLFQKELGYTYYGNWEKREHNSNVEGAILKQNLLKRGYSEVLADKAVKEIYDLANTNAGNLYDRNKAMYALLRYGVKARPDLGEQFDTIFPIDWQNFANNEFGVAEEVTLSKGENNRRPDVVLYINGIAVGVLELKRGTTDISESINQSISNQKVLFNEWFYTTVQLLMAGNNTQGLKYGTIETQAKYYLAWKEDEEENEDYKLDKYVKKLCQKERLIDLIYNWVVFDAGVKKFPRPHQYFALKEAQEFVRKKEGGIIWHTQGSGKSLMMVMLGKWILENVANSRIVILTDRTELDDQIERVFKDVGETDVAKTRSGKELMQFLTSSRPRLVCSLIHKFGNKTDIDFDVFIKDLENNPVQTQGEIFVFIDECHRTQSGKLNQVMKAVLHNAVFIGFTGTPLLKADKKTTMDVFGRYIHTYKFNEAVEDGVVKDLMYEGRAIEQNLTSQTKVDQWFEAKTAALNDFQKNELKKKWGTMQNVLSSKSRMEKIVTDIVVDFSVKPRLKSQNGNAILVASSIYEAAKYYSLFLHTELKNRCAIITSYNPNASDVSLEDTGADSETDKQFVYKIYTDLLKEVSVKGNKSKTETYEADAKERFRKEPARMKLLIVVSKLLTGFDAPPCTYIYIDKRMQDHTLFQAICRVNRLDTDDKDYGYIIDYMELFGNVTDAINVYTSELDSEGFTKEEVSIQLKDRLKIAKDRLFTALETVESICENVASPKNDLAYIRYFCGNTENPEDLKATEYKRMALYKGIVEYIRAYANIKADFTVAEFTDAEVKRFNTKLDEYLNLREIIRIASSETIDLKAFEADMRFLIDTYIKAEESAVISPFENISLLDLLETNMDQAIDRLPKEIKANREAVAELIENNVRSKIVEEHLLDPKYFDHMSVLLQELIEKRKQETVSYQDYLKEMAELIRHVNQGKQDDIPKSLNTKGKVALYHTLDGDERLALALEEKVQYAKQEGFRENLAKQKLVKKAIFDVLDDVSRVEEIYKIIDAHKDEY; encoded by the coding sequence ATGATTAACCCGATAGAACGCATTACTCAAAACCGCATTATTCAGCTTTTTCAAAAAGAGTTGGGTTACACCTATTATGGTAATTGGGAGAAACGCGAACATAACAGCAACGTAGAAGGAGCTATTTTAAAGCAAAATTTGCTGAAACGTGGTTACTCCGAAGTATTGGCGGACAAAGCTGTGAAGGAAATTTATGATCTAGCAAATACGAACGCTGGTAATTTATACGACCGCAACAAAGCTATGTATGCCCTTCTTCGCTATGGTGTAAAAGCTAGACCGGATTTGGGCGAGCAGTTTGATACGATTTTCCCTATAGATTGGCAAAATTTCGCTAATAATGAGTTTGGTGTTGCGGAAGAAGTTACACTTAGTAAAGGGGAAAATAACCGTCGCCCAGATGTAGTGCTGTACATCAACGGTATTGCCGTTGGCGTTTTGGAGCTGAAGCGAGGAACAACCGATATTTCCGAAAGTATTAACCAATCCATCTCCAATCAAAAGGTATTGTTCAACGAGTGGTTTTATACCACGGTGCAATTGCTGATGGCTGGAAACAATACCCAAGGCCTGAAGTATGGAACGATAGAAACACAAGCAAAATATTACCTCGCTTGGAAAGAAGATGAGGAAGAGAACGAGGACTATAAGCTGGACAAATACGTAAAGAAGCTTTGCCAAAAGGAGCGTTTGATCGATTTGATTTACAATTGGGTTGTTTTTGATGCAGGTGTTAAGAAATTTCCACGTCCGCATCAGTATTTTGCCTTAAAAGAAGCGCAGGAATTTGTTCGCAAAAAGGAAGGCGGTATCATCTGGCATACACAGGGTTCTGGAAAATCCTTGATGATGGTGATGTTGGGTAAATGGATATTGGAAAATGTAGCCAACTCCAGAATTGTTATTCTCACAGATCGCACCGAGCTTGACGATCAGATAGAGCGCGTATTCAAAGACGTCGGTGAAACCGATGTAGCGAAAACACGATCGGGAAAAGAATTGATGCAATTTCTTACGTCATCTCGACCAAGACTGGTCTGCTCGTTGATTCATAAATTTGGAAACAAGACAGATATCGATTTTGATGTCTTCATCAAGGATTTAGAGAACAATCCGGTACAGACGCAAGGTGAGATCTTTGTGTTTATCGATGAATGTCATCGTACGCAAAGTGGCAAGTTGAACCAAGTAATGAAAGCGGTGTTACATAACGCCGTGTTTATAGGGTTTACAGGTACGCCTTTGTTAAAAGCAGATAAGAAAACGACGATGGACGTTTTCGGTCGATACATTCACACCTACAAGTTCAACGAAGCGGTAGAGGATGGTGTGGTGAAAGATTTGATGTACGAAGGACGAGCGATAGAGCAAAACCTGACTTCGCAAACCAAAGTCGATCAATGGTTTGAAGCCAAGACTGCGGCGCTGAATGATTTCCAAAAGAATGAGTTGAAGAAGAAATGGGGCACGATGCAAAATGTACTGAGTTCCAAGAGCAGAATGGAGAAAATTGTCACGGATATTGTGGTCGATTTTTCGGTAAAACCACGCTTAAAATCCCAAAACGGTAATGCAATACTGGTCGCATCCAGCATCTATGAAGCCGCAAAATATTATAGTTTATTTCTGCATACGGAGCTCAAAAATAGATGTGCCATCATCACTTCGTATAATCCTAATGCCAGCGATGTTTCCTTGGAAGATACTGGTGCAGATAGCGAAACGGATAAGCAATTTGTCTATAAAATATACACGGATCTGCTGAAAGAGGTGAGCGTAAAAGGGAATAAATCCAAAACAGAAACCTACGAGGCAGACGCTAAAGAACGTTTCCGTAAAGAACCAGCACGAATGAAGCTGTTGATTGTGGTTTCTAAGCTCTTGACTGGTTTTGACGCGCCACCGTGTACCTACATCTACATAGATAAGCGGATGCAGGATCATACCTTGTTTCAGGCGATTTGTCGTGTTAACCGCTTGGACACCGATGACAAAGATTATGGTTACATTATCGATTATATGGAGCTATTTGGTAACGTTACCGATGCGATCAATGTCTATACTTCGGAGCTAGATAGCGAGGGTTTTACTAAAGAAGAGGTTTCTATTCAGCTAAAAGATCGGTTAAAAATTGCCAAGGATCGACTGTTTACGGCTTTGGAAACGGTGGAAAGCATTTGCGAAAATGTGGCATCGCCAAAGAATGATTTGGCATACATCCGTTATTTCTGTGGCAATACCGAAAATCCGGAGGATTTGAAAGCCACCGAGTATAAAAGGATGGCTTTATACAAAGGTATTGTCGAGTACATACGAGCCTATGCTAATATTAAAGCTGACTTTACCGTCGCGGAATTTACTGATGCAGAAGTCAAAAGATTTAATACGAAGCTGGACGAATACCTAAACCTCCGAGAGATAATCCGTATTGCTTCTAGCGAAACAATAGACCTAAAAGCTTTCGAAGCCGATATGCGTTTTCTGATAGATACCTATATCAAAGCGGAAGAGTCAGCAGTGATTTCTCCGTTTGAGAATATATCGCTGTTGGATTTGCTGGAAACCAATATGGACCAAGCGATAGATCGTTTGCCCAAAGAGATCAAGGCTAACCGAGAGGCTGTAGCAGAGTTGATAGAAAATAATGTCCGCAGTAAAATCGTCGAAGAACATCTATTGGATCCAAAGTATTTTGACCACATGTCTGTATTGCTTCAAGAGTTGATTGAAAAAAGAAAGCAAGAGACCGTTAGCTATCAGGATTATCTGAAAGAGATGGCGGAACTGATACGACATGTCAATCAAGGAAAACAAGATGATATACCGAAATCTTTAAATACCAAAGGCAAGGTGGCACTCTACCACACGCTGGATGGCGATGAGCGATTGGCTTTGGCTTTGGAAGAGAAGGTGCAGTATGCCAAGCAGGAAGGATTTAGAGAAAATCTCGCTAAGCAGAAATTGGTAAAAAAAGCAATTTTTGATGTTCTAGACGATGTAAGTCGAGTGGAAGAAATCTATAAAATTATAGATGCCCATAAAGATGAATATTAA
- a CDS encoding helix-turn-helix domain-containing protein yields the protein MQVNILTKEDLNQFKTELIAEIKLLLSSGDHAVSNKPRWLRSSEVRKLMSISPGTLQNLRINGVLPYRKVGGIMFYAMEDIQKMMEGGKYNG from the coding sequence ATGCAAGTGAACATCTTGACTAAAGAAGACCTAAACCAATTTAAGACCGAACTTATTGCGGAGATTAAACTCCTACTTTCCAGTGGTGACCACGCTGTTTCAAATAAACCACGTTGGTTGAGGAGTTCGGAAGTTAGAAAACTTATGAGCATTTCACCAGGAACACTACAAAACCTTCGAATCAACGGTGTTTTGCCTTATCGGAAAGTTGGTGGGATTATGTTCTACGCCATGGAAGATATTCAGAAGATGATGGAAGGAGGGAAATATAATGGCTAG
- a CDS encoding RagB/SusD family nutrient uptake outer membrane protein, translating to MKQYTDIHSSLTKTISAIKTGLTRRNATSASSNMFILLGILIVATTMTGCSDFLSQKADGRLAVPTKVVDFQAMLDNFGTVNNNFVSAGEVSADDFYLRDADLRGLSYESDRRLYTWQADFVARPQSTAGDEWYNCYTAVNICNLVLKGLEDNNLSGSEVDLVRGHALFMRAARFLDAVQTWCVAYTPATAERALGIVLKVNPDPDERSVRASLAASYAQIITDLESAYALLPELQPGKTAPTRLVAAAMLARVYLYMGDYAQADRYLQTIANSELPLLDFNALNPATLYPIPTVTDSSIELLFWSNAMLAAPLNGNIARIAPDLIARYEPGDLRKQIYFRQHADETYFFRGSHVGQMTLTPGMSSSEVLLMKAECSAQLNNLPAAQQALNHLLVTRYESGKFQPYSFSSSADALEVIRRERRKELVMRGLRWADIKRYNRDGAALVLERNTEEELYRLQPGDPRYAIAIPEEVITLSGIQQNPR from the coding sequence ATGAAACAGTATACGGATATACATAGTTCTTTGACTAAGACCATCAGCGCGATAAAAACGGGTTTAACTCGCAGGAATGCTACTTCTGCTAGCTCAAATATGTTTATACTGCTAGGCATACTGATAGTAGCCACTACTATGACGGGATGTAGTGACTTCCTCTCCCAGAAAGCCGACGGCCGTTTAGCGGTGCCTACCAAGGTGGTAGACTTTCAAGCCATGCTGGATAACTTCGGTACGGTGAACAATAATTTTGTTTCGGCAGGAGAGGTAAGTGCGGATGACTTTTATTTGCGGGATGCAGATCTTCGGGGCTTATCGTATGAAAGTGATCGCAGGCTGTATACCTGGCAAGCGGACTTTGTGGCTAGACCGCAAAGCACGGCAGGGGATGAGTGGTATAATTGCTATACCGCTGTCAATATTTGCAATCTCGTTTTAAAAGGATTAGAGGATAATAACTTGTCTGGCTCAGAGGTCGATCTGGTACGCGGACATGCTTTATTCATGCGGGCGGCGAGGTTTTTGGATGCGGTACAGACTTGGTGTGTAGCTTATACGCCAGCAACCGCAGAGAGGGCTTTGGGTATTGTATTAAAGGTTAATCCTGATCCTGATGAGCGCTCCGTCCGAGCTAGTTTGGCCGCGAGCTACGCGCAGATCATTACGGACTTGGAGTCTGCTTATGCCTTGCTGCCTGAGCTGCAGCCCGGAAAAACCGCACCAACGCGTCTAGTTGCTGCGGCTATGTTAGCACGAGTCTATCTTTATATGGGAGATTATGCGCAGGCGGATCGTTACTTGCAAACTATAGCGAATTCGGAGCTTCCATTGCTAGACTTTAATGCGCTCAATCCAGCTACGCTGTATCCAATTCCTACGGTGACTGATAGCAGTATAGAGCTCCTGTTTTGGAGTAATGCGATGCTGGCAGCGCCGCTGAATGGGAATATTGCCCGCATAGCGCCCGATCTTATCGCACGGTATGAACCAGGTGATCTGCGCAAGCAAATCTACTTCCGCCAGCATGCAGATGAAACGTATTTCTTTCGGGGAAGTCATGTTGGACAGATGACTCTTACTCCCGGGATGAGCAGTAGTGAGGTGTTACTGATGAAAGCCGAATGCTCTGCCCAACTAAATAACCTGCCTGCGGCGCAGCAGGCACTGAATCACTTACTGGTTACTCGTTACGAATCTGGAAAGTTTCAGCCATATAGTTTTTCTAGCAGCGCAGATGCCTTAGAGGTCATTCGCAGGGAGCGTAGAAAAGAGTTGGTAATGCGCGGACTTCGCTGGGCGGATATCAAGCGATACAATCGCGACGGTGCAGCACTTGTTTTAGAGCGGAATACCGAGGAGGAGTTATACAGACTGCAACCCGGCGATCCGCGGTATGCGATTGCAATCCCAGAGGAAGTCATTACTCTTTCGGGTATTCAGCAGAATCCAAGATAA